In one window of Fimbriimonadia bacterium DNA:
- a CDS encoding asparagine synthetase B, whose protein sequence is MSGIVCTISVGDAKSVSKMLSRIRHRGPDGSSVLQQARMIIGQRISSVLDRRRTAAPIVSADGKRMVAFTGRLFNGEQLRRKLGSPWETDSDTETLIRLFEVKGVDCVNELDGQFAFVMADGEHFFVARDPIGVKPLYYATRDEGRIFASELKAFGKMCTDFREFPPGCYFHSKLGTGRFYQLPVPQGRDMSIGQAALRIRLEVETAVGKRDFSDQPVGVFLSGGLDSCILAWVMRQAHGKVDTFSVGMRGSHVSRAATEAAEELDTDHRHRTIRSDEVIEVLPRVIYLLESFDAQTVRSAVCNHFLAEEACKHVSSVLSGDGADEIFGGYERLRELPPSERSVVMWRLTSGLHNTVLQRMDRMTAAHGLETRVPFLDRRVVALAFSIPDWMKAGANGETKWILRHAYGDVLPNRILRQPRAPMDAAAGVAAVLKGYAEKEISDREFDEERMIPWADPLRNKEEVLYYRIWRRSFVPEMAKLVGRTIET, encoded by the coding sequence GTGAGCGGTATCGTCTGCACAATCTCGGTCGGGGATGCGAAGTCAGTATCCAAGATGCTGTCGCGAATCCGGCATCGAGGGCCGGACGGTTCCAGCGTGCTCCAACAGGCTCGCATGATTATCGGCCAGCGCATCAGCTCGGTCCTGGACCGTCGTCGAACCGCGGCTCCTATCGTCAGTGCTGATGGCAAGCGAATGGTTGCTTTCACCGGGAGATTGTTCAACGGCGAGCAACTCCGGCGAAAACTAGGCAGCCCGTGGGAGACGGACAGTGACACCGAGACCCTCATCCGCCTCTTCGAGGTAAAGGGTGTGGACTGCGTGAACGAGCTGGACGGGCAGTTCGCCTTCGTCATGGCCGACGGCGAGCACTTCTTTGTCGCAAGGGACCCCATCGGCGTGAAGCCTTTATACTACGCTACTCGCGATGAGGGGCGCATCTTCGCGTCAGAACTCAAAGCGTTCGGCAAGATGTGCACCGACTTCCGAGAGTTCCCGCCCGGCTGTTACTTCCACTCGAAGCTCGGCACCGGCAGGTTCTATCAATTGCCCGTCCCACAGGGGCGCGACATGTCTATCGGCCAGGCCGCGCTTCGCATACGGTTGGAGGTCGAGACGGCTGTCGGCAAACGTGACTTCTCGGACCAGCCTGTCGGTGTGTTCCTCTCGGGCGGTCTCGATAGCTGCATCTTGGCGTGGGTAATGCGACAAGCCCACGGCAAGGTGGACACCTTCTCGGTCGGCATGAGAGGCAGCCACGTCTCGCGGGCCGCCACCGAAGCCGCCGAGGAACTGGATACCGATCACCGGCATCGGACGATTCGTTCTGACGAGGTGATCGAGGTACTGCCTAGGGTCATCTACCTGCTCGAGTCATTCGACGCGCAGACCGTTCGGTCGGCCGTCTGCAACCACTTCCTGGCCGAAGAGGCCTGTAAGCATGTCTCCTCCGTTCTGAGTGGTGACGGCGCTGACGAGATCTTCGGGGGCTATGAGCGCCTGAGGGAGTTGCCTCCCTCGGAGCGCAGCGTGGTGATGTGGCGCCTTACTTCCGGGCTCCACAATACCGTGCTCCAGAGGATGGACAGGATGACTGCGGCGCATGGGCTGGAGACGCGAGTGCCTTTCCTGGACCGACGGGTGGTCGCACTCGCGTTCTCCATCCCGGACTGGATGAAGGCAGGGGCGAACGGCGAGACCAAATGGATCCTGCGACATGCTTACGGTGACGTACTACCCAACCGCATTCTGCGCCAGCCGAGAGCGCCGATGGACGCTGCGGCTGGAGTGGCAGCAGTGCTGAAGGGCTATGCCGAGAAGGAGATCAGCGACCGAGAGTTCGACGAAGAACGGATGATCCCGTGGGCGGACCCGCTCCGAAACAAAGAAGAGGTGTTGTACTACAGGATTTGGCGTCGCAGCTTCGTGCCCGAGATGGCGAAGCTGGTGGGACGCACGATCGAGACTTGA
- a CDS encoding sigma-70 family RNA polymerase sigma factor: MVTRTNPNPPHRVFNRPRDWTDSELVARLRLGDSDAGGEMVRRFGFLVRYLCSGRSAGIMDSDDLEQEAWVRLTANGWEAVCAWEGRCPLSAYLSVVTTRVLRLIREQERKHIERAEPLDAAENVAVPTGLSSEDRAAVRLCMRKLPECQRLAISLRFFDALSHSDIAGLLGISVGTSRKRVFDGLRRLERLLGDSYPHLLATYGVSS, from the coding sequence GTGGTCACCCGGACTAACCCTAATCCTCCGCACCGTGTCTTCAACCGCCCGCGCGACTGGACAGATAGCGAGTTGGTAGCCCGCCTTCGATTGGGAGATTCGGATGCAGGCGGCGAGATGGTACGGAGATTCGGGTTCCTGGTCCGCTACCTGTGCTCGGGGCGGTCCGCGGGCATAATGGACTCGGACGACCTGGAGCAGGAGGCATGGGTACGCCTCACGGCCAATGGCTGGGAGGCGGTGTGCGCTTGGGAGGGACGTTGTCCGTTATCCGCATACCTCTCCGTCGTCACCACCCGTGTGCTCCGTCTCATCAGAGAGCAAGAACGAAAGCACATAGAGAGGGCGGAGCCTCTGGATGCGGCCGAGAATGTCGCGGTTCCCACGGGGTTGTCTTCGGAGGACCGCGCGGCAGTGCGACTGTGCATGCGCAAGCTGCCGGAGTGCCAACGCCTTGCGATCAGCCTCCGCTTCTTCGACGCTTTGAGCCACAGCGACATCGCGGGACTGTTGGGTATCTCGGTGGGTACCAGCAGGAAACGGGTGTTCGACGGCCTGCGTAGACTCGAGCGCCTCCTGGGCGATTCCTATCCGCATCTTCTGGCCACATACGGTGTGAGCAGTTGA
- the recG gene encoding ATP-dependent DNA helicase RecG, producing MLEFTKRHRADRTMETRQTSRSVYTPDSDVMYVKGVGPTVAEKLNKLGIRTLRDLLYNLPKRHEDRSHFTRIIDVQPGTPVTVKGRVEGAENQRVRSGMTLTKAYLDDGSGYIGLTFFNQPYLRDRLARIKGEIIVYGIPQEGRWGLEFNSPEWEEVDAEGDQLGAGRLVPIYGLTEGLAQKRLRTIMHNAVTHHAGVLPEVLPASVRKRRSLAPIAWAIRQAHFPDSEEHFQRARRRLAFEEFFFLQLVLALRRAEAAQRTGIAFDIPPDFVNQVRGYMPFELTAAQKRVIEEICADMRRPRPMNRLLQGDVGSGKTAVAACAIIAAARCGYQCALMAPTEILAEQHGRLLRDLLAPAGVNVELLVGRLTPKKKEAARQRLVKGEAHLGVGTHALIQESVEFRKLGLVIIDEQHRFGVMQRAALIQKGIAADVLVMTATPIPRTLTMTLYGDLAVSVIDQLPPGRRPVKTHWKRVAERSAVYEGVRQLVEQGRQAFIVCPLITESERLQVRAAKELYERLSTTVFPDLRVGLLHGQMRGEEKDKVMTSFRDKELDILVATSVIEVGVDVPNAGVMVIEDAQRFGLAQLHQLRGRVGRSSQQAYCVLIADATDNTTEERMSIMTQTNDGFRIAEEDLRIRGPGEIYGTKQAGLPDFQVADLVADRAILEEARDEAIRLVADGDSPELREASVHLTAARMRWGLVEVS from the coding sequence TTGCTGGAATTCACGAAACGGCACCGTGCCGATCGTACCATGGAGACTCGCCAAACCTCACGCTCCGTCTACACCCCGGATTCCGACGTCATGTACGTGAAGGGCGTCGGGCCGACCGTTGCCGAGAAACTGAACAAGCTGGGTATCCGCACCCTGCGCGACCTGCTGTACAACCTCCCGAAGCGTCACGAGGACCGTTCGCATTTCACGCGCATCATTGACGTTCAGCCGGGTACACCGGTCACTGTCAAGGGCCGCGTGGAGGGGGCCGAGAACCAGCGCGTGCGGTCTGGGATGACGCTGACGAAGGCTTATTTGGACGACGGAAGCGGTTACATCGGTCTCACCTTCTTCAACCAGCCGTACCTTCGCGACCGACTCGCAAGAATCAAGGGCGAGATCATCGTCTATGGCATACCGCAAGAGGGGAGATGGGGCCTCGAGTTCAACTCACCGGAGTGGGAGGAGGTGGACGCCGAAGGAGACCAACTAGGGGCGGGGCGGCTCGTGCCGATCTACGGCCTGACCGAAGGGCTTGCTCAGAAACGCCTGCGCACCATCATGCACAACGCCGTTACCCATCACGCGGGCGTACTGCCCGAGGTCCTGCCCGCGTCGGTGAGAAAGCGGCGCTCGCTCGCTCCGATAGCGTGGGCCATCCGGCAAGCCCACTTTCCTGATAGCGAGGAGCACTTCCAGCGGGCCAGGCGGCGTCTCGCTTTCGAGGAGTTCTTCTTCCTGCAGCTCGTCCTCGCACTACGCCGTGCCGAAGCCGCCCAGAGGACAGGCATCGCCTTCGACATACCGCCCGACTTCGTGAACCAGGTGAGGGGCTACATGCCCTTCGAACTCACTGCCGCACAAAAGCGGGTTATCGAGGAGATCTGCGCAGACATGCGGCGGCCCCGTCCGATGAATCGCCTCCTGCAGGGCGACGTCGGCTCCGGCAAGACAGCGGTCGCAGCGTGTGCCATCATCGCGGCAGCCCGGTGTGGCTACCAGTGCGCTCTTATGGCGCCGACAGAGATCCTGGCCGAGCAGCACGGAAGGCTCCTGCGGGACCTGTTGGCGCCAGCGGGAGTGAATGTCGAGCTCCTGGTGGGAAGACTGACTCCCAAGAAGAAGGAGGCGGCGCGCCAGCGGCTTGTCAAAGGTGAAGCGCACCTCGGGGTGGGTACTCATGCTCTGATCCAGGAAAGCGTCGAGTTCCGCAAACTCGGCCTAGTGATCATAGACGAGCAACACCGTTTCGGCGTGATGCAGCGCGCCGCACTAATACAAAAGGGCATCGCCGCCGACGTGCTCGTCATGACTGCGACCCCCATTCCACGGACGCTGACCATGACGCTGTATGGCGACCTTGCCGTGTCGGTGATCGACCAGCTGCCTCCCGGCCGTCGCCCTGTGAAGACGCACTGGAAACGGGTGGCAGAGCGGAGCGCTGTGTATGAAGGCGTGCGTCAACTCGTAGAGCAGGGGCGGCAGGCGTTCATCGTGTGCCCTCTGATCACCGAGTCCGAGCGCTTGCAAGTGCGTGCCGCGAAGGAGTTGTACGAGCGGCTGTCCACTACTGTCTTCCCGGATCTGCGCGTCGGCCTTCTGCACGGGCAGATGCGAGGCGAGGAGAAGGACAAGGTGATGACCAGCTTCCGCGACAAGGAGTTGGACATCCTCGTCGCGACCTCGGTCATCGAGGTGGGAGTGGATGTACCGAATGCAGGCGTGATGGTCATCGAAGATGCGCAGCGGTTCGGGCTCGCGCAGCTTCATCAGCTAAGAGGACGGGTTGGCCGCTCGTCGCAGCAGGCATACTGTGTTCTAATCGCGGATGCCACCGACAACACCACCGAAGAGCGCATGAGCATCATGACGCAGACCAACGACGGCTTCAGGATCGCCGAGGAGGACCTTCGTATCCGCGGCCCGGGCGAGATCTATGGAACCAAGCAAGCGGGATTACCCGACTTCCAGGTTGCCGACCTGGTGGCGGACAGAGCGATCCTAGAGGAAGCCCGGGACGAAGCCATCCGCCTGGTGGCGGATGGTGACTCGCCGGAGCTGCGCGAGGCCTCGGTGCACCTGACCGCAGCGCGCATGCGCTGGGGATTGGTGGAGGTGTCCTGA
- a CDS encoding NPCBM/NEW2 domain-containing protein, which translates to MVMRLLVVGLFTMSCLLAATGTDARVPLDLGGGARLSIERVETIAGTLLSPASAAPMPGKREFRSLDGRLHLTLEAKRITPEQYELRYQGSYFIRVFVSLSAPSSITGRWAPFACRLRPGRNPDVVITALGPATTPLTNALFCPRSDVAIELTGSATVGGGRHADTDALVATMDPSRTRLVVDVHRDWMRRTQGVEHYAAMDWSHFQEPQTGWCSWYRYYLDISEEEMLRNARWAAEHLKPYGLKWIQLDDGFQDYPNGGGRDWATLDPKKWPRSMSEMCREIRALGLLPGLWLIPHTHSSEAFVAQHPDWFVRNERGEYVDPGWAGKYLVDVSQPAVLNYFADLFRGFNDAGFLYYKIDGQPVVADLYREHAARLARPGSHPDEPYRMSLEVIRKAIGKERFLLGCYGTPLQGIGYMDGCRTGADVAPAWQGFSPALDATMRWYFLHGTAWWCDPDCLLVDEPLTLHQARLWATLYAITGQHLMLSERLYALTRERVEVVKAVLPAHRVRPLDLFPYSNRPHIWDLKVAHNGSQYDVVAAFNWEAEPSKVVVDFADLGLEAEAYLAYSFWEDRPLGPVRHGIVFDLPPGSCRVLVLRPLRQQPDVVGIGRHVVGDISALSGVRWDAATNTLSGTVQVAKEGDPISIVLWTDGRPVLAKEVAGRPAEDLPATLGMARLIVRGKTGERIPWLVRFGPREAPPPLQPIERLSATPDAFAVTLAWAEGTGKAYLVRNGVLLGIVEGREFVDRDVEPDRPYEYRLFVPDPLDGRLTVLASAVTTRTRRPSDAWADTLPFRALHQGWGTPQRGRSVTGKQISIAGQTFARGIGTHAESELRFRLYRLYSKFTAQVGVDDAAEGKGTVQFLVIADGKTLFDSGVMRGGEAAKPVDLDVYGVDDLRLIVRNGGDGIGFDHANWADAKLWAQ; encoded by the coding sequence ATGGTGATGCGGTTACTCGTGGTGGGGCTCTTCACGATGAGCTGCCTGCTAGCCGCAACGGGCACGGATGCCCGCGTGCCGCTCGATCTGGGTGGCGGGGCCAGGCTGTCCATCGAGCGCGTGGAGACGATAGCTGGGACGTTGCTTTCCCCCGCCTCTGCCGCCCCAATGCCAGGCAAGCGAGAGTTCCGCTCCCTCGACGGCCGGCTCCATCTCACGCTCGAGGCCAAGCGAATCACCCCGGAGCAGTATGAACTCCGATATCAGGGCTCATACTTCATTCGCGTCTTCGTGTCGCTCAGTGCGCCCTCTTCGATCACGGGGCGCTGGGCTCCGTTCGCCTGCCGACTGCGACCCGGGCGCAACCCCGATGTGGTCATAACGGCATTGGGCCCGGCTACCACGCCGTTGACGAACGCCCTCTTCTGCCCGAGGTCGGACGTAGCAATCGAGTTGACTGGCAGCGCAACGGTGGGTGGTGGGCGACACGCCGATACCGATGCGCTCGTAGCAACGATGGACCCGTCACGCACCCGTCTCGTTGTAGACGTGCACCGCGACTGGATGCGCCGCACGCAGGGGGTGGAGCACTACGCTGCAATGGATTGGTCCCACTTCCAGGAGCCGCAGACGGGGTGGTGCAGTTGGTATCGCTACTACCTAGACATCTCCGAAGAGGAGATGCTTCGCAACGCGCGCTGGGCCGCCGAGCATCTGAAACCCTACGGACTGAAATGGATTCAGCTCGACGACGGCTTTCAGGATTACCCCAACGGTGGGGGCCGCGACTGGGCCACGCTCGACCCCAAGAAGTGGCCCCGCTCCATGTCCGAAATGTGTCGGGAGATACGAGCCCTGGGCCTTCTTCCTGGCCTCTGGCTAATCCCTCACACGCACTCGTCGGAAGCCTTCGTAGCGCAGCATCCAGACTGGTTCGTTCGCAACGAGCGCGGAGAGTACGTTGACCCTGGCTGGGCAGGAAAGTACCTGGTGGATGTCTCGCAACCGGCCGTTCTGAACTACTTCGCGGACTTGTTCCGTGGCTTCAACGATGCAGGCTTTCTCTACTACAAGATAGATGGCCAGCCCGTGGTGGCTGACCTGTATCGCGAGCACGCCGCGCGATTGGCCAGACCGGGTAGCCACCCCGACGAGCCGTATCGGATGTCGCTGGAAGTCATTCGCAAGGCCATAGGCAAGGAGCGGTTCCTACTCGGATGCTACGGCACCCCGCTGCAAGGGATCGGCTACATGGACGGCTGCCGCACCGGAGCCGACGTGGCGCCCGCGTGGCAAGGGTTCAGCCCGGCGTTGGATGCCACCATGCGCTGGTACTTCCTGCACGGGACGGCGTGGTGGTGTGACCCGGACTGTCTGCTGGTGGACGAACCGCTGACGCTACACCAAGCCCGTCTGTGGGCCACCCTGTATGCGATCACCGGCCAGCATCTCATGCTGAGTGAGAGGCTGTATGCCCTGACGCGTGAGCGCGTGGAGGTGGTGAAAGCGGTGCTGCCGGCGCATCGGGTCCGCCCCCTGGACCTTTTCCCCTATTCGAATAGGCCGCATATCTGGGACCTGAAAGTGGCCCATAACGGCTCACAGTACGACGTGGTCGCCGCATTCAACTGGGAAGCCGAGCCTTCCAAAGTAGTGGTTGACTTCGCCGATTTGGGGCTCGAAGCCGAGGCCTATCTCGCATACTCCTTTTGGGAGGATCGCCCGCTGGGGCCTGTGCGGCACGGGATCGTGTTCGACCTCCCACCAGGATCTTGCCGCGTTCTCGTGCTTCGCCCGCTGCGACAACAACCGGACGTGGTAGGCATCGGTCGCCACGTCGTGGGGGACATCTCTGCGCTCAGCGGTGTGCGATGGGACGCGGCTACCAATACGTTGTCCGGGACCGTACAAGTCGCTAAAGAGGGGGATCCCATCTCGATAGTCCTGTGGACCGACGGGCGACCCGTTCTGGCCAAGGAAGTTGCAGGCCGGCCCGCCGAAGACCTTCCCGCAACGCTAGGAATGGCCCGCCTCATCGTGCGCGGCAAGACGGGCGAACGAATACCGTGGCTCGTGCGCTTCGGTCCCCGGGAGGCCCCGCCTCCGCTGCAGCCCATCGAAAGACTCTCCGCCACTCCGGACGCCTTTGCCGTGACTCTTGCGTGGGCGGAGGGCACCGGCAAGGCATACTTGGTGCGCAACGGCGTGCTGCTGGGCATCGTCGAGGGGCGGGAGTTCGTGGATCGTGACGTGGAGCCGGACAGGCCGTATGAGTATCGGCTCTTCGTGCCCGACCCGCTGGACGGCCGGCTCACCGTGCTCGCCAGTGCCGTTACGACACGCACCAGACGCCCCAGTGATGCATGGGCCGACACGCTTCCATTCCGCGCGCTCCATCAGGGATGGGGAACGCCGCAACGAGGACGCTCGGTCACGGGTAAGCAGATATCCATCGCCGGGCAGACCTTCGCACGCGGTATCGGCACGCACGCCGAGTCCGAGCTGCGCTTCCGCCTATATCGTCTTTACTCTAAGTTCACGGCGCAAGTCGGGGTGGACGACGCGGCAGAAGGGAAGGGGACGGTGCAGTTCCTCGTGATCGCTGACGGCAAGACGCTGTTCGATTCGGGTGTGATGCGTGGCGGTGAAGCTGCCAAGCCTGTAGACCTGGATGTGTACGGCGTGGACGACCTTCGGCTCATCGTGCGGAACGGCGGCGATGGCATCGGCTTCGACCACGCGAACTGGGCGGACGCAAAGCTATGGGCGCAGTGA
- a CDS encoding CBS domain-containing protein: MTEHPPLTVQQVMRVHVPTLHPGSVLRDALDKIHLYQVTALPVVDDDRRVVGIVSRSEVLLHALEGAPASLAEGAASRAEDPVAGWMSPVTVCAEPGEPASAAGLRMLGAATETVPVVSEGRMVGTLCLLDILQAMLAEPSLRP, from the coding sequence ATGACTGAGCATCCCCCTCTTACCGTGCAGCAGGTGATGCGGGTACACGTGCCCACACTGCACCCGGGCTCGGTGCTGCGCGACGCTCTCGACAAGATCCACCTCTACCAGGTGACCGCTTTGCCCGTGGTGGACGACGACCGGAGGGTGGTCGGGATCGTGAGCCGATCGGAGGTGCTGCTTCACGCGTTGGAGGGTGCGCCGGCGTCGCTTGCGGAAGGAGCTGCGTCGCGCGCGGAGGACCCCGTCGCGGGCTGGATGTCGCCGGTGACCGTATGCGCGGAGCCTGGTGAGCCGGCATCCGCCGCGGGGCTACGCATGCTCGGTGCAGCGACGGAGACCGTGCCCGTGGTCAGCGAGGGGCGCATGGTGGGCACCCTGTGTCTGCTGGATATCCTCCAGGCGATGCTCGCCGAACCGTCACTGCGCCCATAG
- a CDS encoding MTAP family purine nucleoside phosphorylase — translation MSEWKAAIIVGTGASALGLGHAEDIAVPTRFGDAKLAHADLDGSPVLLLARHGAGHRVPPHRINYRANAEALRVLGCERCFATAAVGSLRDDWPAQTIAVPHDLLDLSGRNLTVHEDEVVHTDFTHPFDEDLRTRLLDACPSEAKREAVYVNANGPRFESPAEVRMMRLLGGDVVGMTAGTEAIVMRETGIRYALICAVTNLASGVGTAPVDHSQVYQQMKQSMGVIAATLRAAISTL, via the coding sequence ATGAGCGAGTGGAAAGCGGCTATCATCGTCGGCACGGGCGCATCGGCTCTCGGCCTGGGTCACGCCGAGGACATCGCCGTTCCCACGCGATTCGGTGATGCGAAGCTCGCGCACGCCGATCTCGATGGCTCGCCGGTCCTGCTGCTGGCTCGCCACGGGGCCGGGCACCGAGTCCCTCCGCACCGAATCAACTATCGCGCCAACGCCGAAGCACTGCGCGTGCTCGGATGCGAGAGGTGCTTCGCCACTGCTGCTGTGGGCAGTCTCCGTGACGACTGGCCAGCACAAACAATCGCCGTTCCCCACGACCTGCTGGACCTCTCCGGTCGCAACCTCACCGTGCACGAGGACGAGGTGGTGCACACCGACTTCACTCACCCCTTCGACGAGGACCTACGCACGCGGTTGTTGGATGCCTGCCCGTCGGAGGCGAAGCGCGAAGCCGTGTACGTGAACGCGAACGGTCCGCGCTTCGAGAGCCCCGCCGAGGTTCGGATGATGCGCCTTCTGGGAGGCGACGTAGTCGGCATGACCGCAGGCACCGAGGCCATCGTCATGCGGGAGACCGGTATCCGCTACGCCCTGATCTGCGCTGTGACCAACCTCGCGTCTGGAGTCGGAACAGCTCCGGTGGACCATTCGCAGGTGTATCAGCAAATGAAGCAGTCCATGGGAGTGATTGCAGCAACCCTACGAGCCGCCATTTCGACCCTGTAG
- the guaA gene encoding glutamine-hydrolyzing GMP synthase — protein sequence MSDTRPAGIAVLDFGGQYTQLIARRVRECRVFSEIVPFSTAPSGIRERGARGVILSGGPESVYAQNAPRPDMGIFSVGVPVLGICYGHQLMAHTLGGEVSPSEREFGAAELSAAQSRLLPEGKRRVWMSHGDQVLAAPQGFAVTAQTPTCPVAAMENVESKLYGVQFHPEVSHTEGGQEVIHRFVLDVCGCEPNWTPARLIDEAVAEIREKVGAGRAVCAVSGGVDSCVVAALASRALDDRLTCIFVDHGLMRLNEADEVEAVFREHYDCRFLRVNAGEQFLGALAGVTEPEQKRKIIGAEFIRVFERLAREVGECDWLIQGTLYPDVIESGNPMAAKIKSHHNVGGLPEWMRIGVIEPVRLLFKDEVREVGRELGLPDTIVERQPFPGPGLAVRILGEVTPERVRTLQQADAIVREELRVSGVWDQVWQSYAALLDVRSVGVMGDTRTYENPVVVRAVASEDAMTAAAVRVPWDALERIATRIVNEVKGVNRVLYDLTSKPPATIEWE from the coding sequence ATGAGCGACACCCGCCCTGCAGGCATTGCGGTCCTGGATTTCGGCGGTCAGTACACCCAACTCATCGCCCGGCGCGTTCGCGAGTGTCGCGTGTTCTCCGAGATCGTTCCCTTCTCCACGGCTCCATCAGGCATCCGAGAGCGAGGCGCACGGGGGGTGATTCTCTCCGGTGGCCCCGAGAGCGTGTACGCCCAGAATGCGCCGCGGCCCGACATGGGGATCTTCAGTGTCGGCGTCCCGGTCCTCGGTATCTGCTACGGCCACCAACTCATGGCGCACACGCTGGGCGGGGAAGTAAGTCCTTCAGAGCGTGAGTTCGGCGCCGCTGAACTGAGCGCAGCCCAATCGCGCCTTCTGCCAGAGGGCAAGCGCCGCGTGTGGATGAGCCACGGCGACCAGGTGCTGGCTGCCCCACAGGGGTTCGCCGTGACCGCTCAGACGCCCACCTGCCCGGTGGCGGCGATGGAGAACGTGGAGTCGAAGCTGTACGGAGTGCAGTTCCATCCAGAGGTCTCGCACACCGAGGGCGGGCAGGAGGTCATCCACCGCTTCGTGCTCGACGTGTGCGGCTGTGAGCCGAACTGGACGCCTGCGCGCTTGATTGACGAAGCCGTAGCAGAAATCAGAGAGAAGGTCGGCGCCGGACGAGCCGTCTGTGCAGTGAGTGGCGGAGTGGATTCGTGCGTGGTTGCCGCACTGGCCTCTCGCGCTCTGGACGACCGCCTCACCTGCATCTTCGTGGACCACGGTCTGATGCGCCTGAACGAGGCGGATGAGGTGGAAGCGGTCTTCCGCGAGCACTACGACTGCCGATTCCTTCGAGTGAACGCAGGCGAGCAGTTTCTGGGTGCGCTCGCCGGCGTGACCGAGCCCGAGCAGAAGCGCAAGATTATCGGCGCGGAGTTCATCCGCGTGTTCGAGCGGTTGGCACGCGAGGTGGGCGAGTGCGACTGGCTCATCCAGGGCACGCTGTATCCAGACGTCATCGAGAGCGGAAACCCTATGGCGGCCAAGATCAAGTCTCACCACAACGTGGGTGGTCTGCCCGAGTGGATGCGCATCGGCGTGATCGAGCCGGTGCGCTTGCTCTTCAAGGACGAGGTTAGGGAAGTGGGTCGCGAACTGGGCCTGCCAGATACGATTGTCGAGCGGCAGCCATTCCCAGGCCCTGGGCTTGCAGTGCGCATTCTGGGTGAGGTGACACCAGAGCGTGTGAGAACCTTGCAGCAGGCCGATGCCATCGTACGCGAGGAGCTGCGTGTGAGCGGTGTGTGGGACCAAGTGTGGCAGTCGTATGCGGCACTGCTCGACGTGCGCAGCGTGGGTGTGATGGGTGACACCCGAACCTACGAGAATCCAGTGGTAGTGCGTGCGGTCGCCAGCGAGGATGCGATGACCGCTGCCGCCGTCCGCGTGCCATGGGACGCGCTGGAGCGGATCGCCACCCGCATCGTGAACGAGGTGAAAGGGGTCAACCGGGTGTTGTATGACCTGACATCCAAGCCACCCGCGACCATCGAATGGGAATGA
- the hpt gene encoding hypoxanthine phosphoribosyltransferase translates to MSVLETKPGLEVLISQEQVRARVRELGAEISRDYEGKELLLLAVLKGAAVFLADLLREISGSVTYDFMATSSYGTDTKSSGVVRLLKDVDKGLAGRHVLIVEDIVDTGLTLSYLLEVLSQREPASLRVCTLLDKPTRRVQPVQIDYCGFTIPDRFVVGYGLDHDEQYRNLPFVGALSE, encoded by the coding sequence ATGAGCGTATTGGAGACCAAGCCGGGACTCGAAGTGCTGATATCGCAGGAACAGGTGCGCGCACGTGTGCGCGAGCTGGGAGCGGAGATATCGCGCGACTATGAAGGCAAAGAGTTGTTATTACTGGCAGTGCTGAAGGGTGCAGCCGTGTTTCTGGCCGACCTGCTTCGCGAGATAAGTGGTAGTGTCACCTATGACTTCATGGCGACATCGAGTTACGGCACGGATACTAAGTCCTCGGGTGTGGTGCGTCTTCTAAAGGACGTGGACAAAGGGCTTGCGGGGCGACACGTGCTAATCGTGGAGGATATCGTGGACACCGGACTGACGCTGTCCTACCTGCTGGAGGTGCTGTCGCAGCGCGAGCCGGCGTCCCTGCGAGTGTGCACGCTGCTCGACAAGCCCACCCGTCGGGTCCAGCCGGTCCAAATTGACTATTGTGGCTTCACCATCCCCGACCGCTTCGTGGTAGGCTACGGCCTCGACCACGACGAACAATACCGCAATCTCCCATTCGTCGGCGCACTGTCAGAGTAA